The region GGGTGAACGTGCCCTCCTTCTCCACGTGCGACGCCGCCGGCAGGAAGAACACCTCAGTGCGGCACTCCTGCGGCACGATCTCCCCGGTGGCGACCTCGGGACCGTTCTGCCAGAACGTGGCACTTTCGATCATGAACAGGTCGCGGACGACCAACCAGTCGAGGTTGGCCATCCCGAGCCGCTGGGCGCGGCCGTGGGCTGAGCCGACCGCCGGGTTCTGACCGAGCAGGAAGTACCCCTTGACCTGCCCGTCGATCATGTTGAGCACCTGTTGGTAGGTGCCGTGGTCCCCGGTCAACCGGGGTAGGTACCCGTAGCAGAAGTCGTTCTCCGGCGTCGCCGCGTCACCCCAGTACGCCTTCAGCAGGCTGGCGGCGAACGACCGCGCGTTGCCCCAGAACCCCTTCTGCCCGGGGTGCCGGATGCTGTCCACCCACTCGTCGAAGGTCGGGTGGTCGGCGTGGTGCGGCATCGGCAGATAACCGGGCAGCAGGTTGAACAACGTCGGGATGTCGGTCGACCCCTGGATGCTCGCGTGCCCCCGCAACGCCATCACCCCACCACCCGGGCGGCCCATGTTGCCCAGCAGCAGCTGGATGATCGCGCCCGTGCGGATGTACTGCACGCCGACGCTGTGCTGGGTCCAACCCACCGAGTAGATCAGCATGCCGGTGCGCTCGCGGCCGGAGTTCTCCGTCCACGCCCGCGCCAACTCCAGGAACTGTTCCTGCGGGATGCCGCAGACCCGCTCCACCATCTCCGGGGTGTAGCGGGCGAAGTGCCGCTTGAGGATCTGGTAGACGCACCGCGGGTGCTGCAACGTCTCGTCCCGCCGGGTCTGCCCGCCCACCTGCGCCCCGTGCGACTCGTGCGTCAGGCCGGAGGCGCTGTCCCGCTCCTGGGCGGTGTGCCCGCTGCCGGACGAATCCTCGTGCCCCTCGTACTGCCAGCTGTCCTGAACGTACGTCCCGGTCGCCGGGTCGAAGCCGGAGAAGAAGCCGTCGCCGTCCTCGGTGTCGCTGAACTGCTCACTGACGATCGTGGCGGCGTTGGTGTAGGAGAGCACGTACTCCCGGAAGTCCAACTCGTTCTCCAGGATGTACCGCACCACCCCACCGAGCAGCGCGATGTCGGTGCCCGCCCGGATCGGCAGGTACGAGTCCGCGACCGCGCTGGTGCGGGTGAAGCGCGGGTCGACGTGGAAGACCTTCGCCCCACGGCGCTTGGCCTCCATCACCCACTGGAAACCCACCGGGTGCGCCTCGGCCATGTTCGAACCCTGGATGACGACGACGTCAGCGTTGGCGATGTCCTGCTGGAAATCCGTCGCACCGCCACGACCGAAGCTGGCCCCCAGACCGGGGACGGTGGCGGAGTGTCAAATACGGGCCTGGTTCTCGATCTGCAGCGCCCCCATCGCGGTGAACAACTTCTTGATGAGGTAGTTCTCCTCGTTGTCCAGCGTCGCCCCACCCAGGCTGGAGATGCCCAGCGTCCGGTTGAGCGGCCGGCCCTGCGTGTCGACGTCCTCCCAGGTCTGCTCACGCGCCGCGAGCATCCGGTCGGCGATCATGTCGAGCGCGGTGTCGAGGTCCAGGTCCTCCCACTGCGTCGAGTACGGACGCCGGTAGCGGACCGTCGTCTGCCGCAGCGGACTCGTCACCAGACTCTTGCTGGCCGAACCCTTCGGGCAGAGCCGACCCCGCGAGATCGGACTGTCCGGGTCGCCCTCGATCTGACTGACCTGCCCGTCCTTGACGAACACCCGCTGCCCGCAACCCACCGCGCAGTACGGGCACACCGAACGGGCCACACTGTCGGCGGTCTCGGTGCGGGCGGTCAGCCCGGCCGAACGGGCCGACTGCGCCGCCGCGCCCCGACCCAGCGGATCAGTGCCGGTGAGCTGCCGGTAGACCGGCCACCCCTCGATGAAGGTCCGCAGCCCCATCCCCCGACACCCCCTCCCACGCGAGCGACCACATGAACATAGGTCAACTGAGAGAGGTTCGCGAGTGGGGGCGGTCAGACAGCGCCGCCCCCGGCCTCGTGGCCGGGGGCGGCGCTGGTGTCGGTGTGCAGGTCGCCTCTCGGCGAGTGGCACGACGCGGCTCCAGCCGAACGGTATTCCGCGAGGGCGATTTAGGTGAGGCCCGGGGACACTGGGTCACACCGACACCCTCCACAACCAGCCGGACCCCCACCTTGTTCCCCGCCCAGGGGTGGCGTGGATTGCCGCGCGGTCGCCGCGTGTTCCCGGGCGGCGGTCGTGGCACTGCCGCGCGACGCCACCGCACGGCCCCCGCCCACCGGCACGGCCGGCCACCGGCACGGCACGGCCCGGGCCACCGGCACGGCACGGGCCACCGGCACGGCACGGCCCGGGCCACCGGCACGGCACGGCCCGGGCCACCGGCACGGCACGGGCCACCGCGATGCCCAGCCCCGCCGCACGGCGGGGGGCTGGCCACCGCGATGCCCGGCCCCGCCGCACGGCGGGGGGCTGGCCCCCGGGGTGCGTTGCCCCGCCGTGCGGCGGGCCAACGCACCGCGGCATCGCGCAGGCGCGGCCCACGCCCCGCGCAGGCATCACAGTTCGGCCGCCTGCCTGTCGTTGTCTGACCACCTCACCCAGGCGACCGGTTCCCCGAACCGTCTGACCGCCGGCGTACGACCCTCACACCCGACACAGGCCAAGCCTTTCTCGACACGCACTACCCGGCGGCGGCAGGACCCAGAATCGCGAGATCTTGGAAAGTTTCCGTTACGCGAGAACGGAAACTGTCCAAGATCTCCCGGACGAACGACGGCGGAAGCGCCGGGAGCCGACGTCGAGCCCACGTCGCGCGGCGCTTCGGCAGCAGACGCGGGCGCCCGAGGTGGATATGCCGCTGGCCGGCACCCCGTGGTGGGGTGCCGGCCAGCGGTCGTGCGGGTCGGTGCTGCGGTGCGGTGGGTCAGCTGTTCCAGTGCTGGCCGACCAGGTCGGTGGCCTGCTGCTCCCACTGGGCGTACGCGTCCGGGTAAGCCGACACCTGCACGGTCTGCGCGGCCTCGGTCAGCGGCATGTCCTGCCACCCGTCAACCTGCTTCAGGCCCTTCAGGAACGCCGTGGTCGAGTACTCGGGGTCGGTGATCTGCTCCGGGGTACCCCAACCACTGGACGGGCGCTGCTGGAACAAACCCAGCGAGTCATGGTCGTTCATATCGCCCAGGTGGCCCAGGTTCTCCAACTTCGACTCCTGCAGACTCGTCGCGATCGAGATGACCGCGGCCCGCTCCGGCAGGCCGGCCTTCTTCGTCGCAGCGATGATCGCCTTCACGTTCGCGGTCTGCTCACCGTTCAGGTCGATGTGCGACTGCTCGCCCTGCGGCTTCGGCGCCATCGACTGCACGGCAACCGCGACGGGCTTGGCATCAACAGGGTTGGCATGGGCGGCGACCGGACCGGCGAACACACCACCGGCAAACGCCAGACCAGCAACAGACAACACACTCTTACGCATGATCGTGTTCATGGGGGAAGCTCCTTCGGGGGTAAGGACACCCGCGCACGGGTGAGCACCTCGTCGGGCGCTATAAGAGGGGAAAGTCTTGGGGTCGGCGGCCAGCGAGCGGGGACTCGCGGCGCCGGGTCCATGTGTAACGACCGGGGGGCCGGGGTCATTCCGGGGGCGGCCCATCCATCGGCACCCCCATCGAGGCGGTGCCTGCGGGTCGTTCGTGGGGATGTAACGACCGGGTGCACGCTGGCATTCCAACCTGTGCGACCAGCCCTCACGGGCCGGGGGCGCGAGTCGGTGGTGCTGCGATCGTCAGGATGTGTAACGACCCCGGCCCGGCCATGATTCCGGCCCACGGGTGCGCCCCGTCACCGCCCACAAACCCCCACCAAGTGACGAACCACCCACACGGCCCGGCTCGTGCACCCTCACACCACCGCGGCCAGGGTTGATCCACTCGCCCTCACGAAAGTCGGGGCATCCGGGACGGCGGGACACCCCGGCTTCAGGGAACCCGAGTCGATCACGAATGAGCCGACCGCACTGAACTGCGCAAACCGGACCAAAACTGCGGCGGGTGTGGTCGTGCCGACGCGCCTGGAGCAGCGCTCTGGAATCGACCTGAGCGACACCGGCTCTGGTGGGCGTTACCCTGACACCATGCAGGCCGTCTCCCCCACCGCGACCGGCGTGGCCTTCCTGGCCCGGCCGGGCCGCCCTGCCGTGGTGGCGAGAACGCTCGCCGAGCTGGCCGGCCCCACACGCGGGGTGGTCGAGTTGCCGGTGCGGTTGATGTGGAACGCCGAGCGCACCTTCGACCTCGCAGACCCCGACCAGCTGCTCTGGATGTACGAGAACGTGCTCCGTGAGACCACCCGCGCCGAGGACCTGCGTGTCCTCATCAACGGGCGCACCCTCCGCCGGGTGTGGCGACTGCTCAACCTGCCTCGGGGCGTACGCCAGGCATGGGAGAGCCGGCACCGCGGCCTGCGCGCCGCGTGACCGAGCCTCATCTGCACGAGTTCTACCGGGAAGTCGCCCGGGTGGCGCTCACCGCCGCCGGGCCGTACCGGTTCGTGTTGGGCGGCGGGGTGGCCTGGGCGGCGCACGGGTTGGTCGCCCGTCCGACGGAGGATGTCGACCTCTTCGCGGACGTCGAGGGTGCCGCCGCGGCGGCGTCCACCGGTGTACGGGTGGCGCTGGAGCGGGCCGGGTTCCTCGTCAGCGACGCCGACCCCGACGGTGATCTCGCTGAGCTGTTCGACGGGTACGACCAGGACATGAAGGACTTCGTGGTGAGCCGCGACGGCCGGCATATCCGGCTCAGCCTCGCCCGGTTGGACCGCCGGCAGAGCCCGGTGGTGATGGACCTCGGCCCGGTGATGGACGTCCGGGACCTGGTGGCCAACAAGATCGCGGCATTGGTCAACCGGCGGGAGGTCCGCGACTTCGTCGACGTGGCGGCGGCGCTGGAGCACTACGACGTGGCCGAGCTGTTGACGCTGGCCCGGCAGGTCGACCCCGCGCTGGATCCAGCGGACGTGCGCGCCGCCGGGCGTTACCTGGATCGGCTGTCCGAGCAGCGCTTCGGACGTTACGGCCTGAGCGCCACCGACGTCGCCCAGGTACGGCGGCGCTTCGCCGCCTGGCCGCGCTGAACGCCGACGCTCCCCATAAGCGAAACCCGACGCCCGGCAGCGCGAACCCGACCCCTGCGACGCTGGATTCCGACGCCCGCAACGGGTCGCGCGGGTCGCGGGCAC is a window of Micromonospora sp. WMMD961 DNA encoding:
- the fdh gene encoding formate dehydrogenase, whose translation is MGLRTFIEGWPVYRQLTGTDPLGRGAAAQSARSAGLTARTETADSVARSVCPYCAVGCGQRVFVKDGQVSQIEGDPDSPISRGRLCPKGSASKSLVTSPLRQTTVRYRRPYSTQWEDLDLDTALDMIADRMLAAREQTWEDVDTQGRPLNRTLGISSLGGATLDNEENYLIKKLFTAMGALQIENQARIUHSATVPGLGASFGRGGATDFQQDIANADVVVIQGSNMAEAHPVGFQWVMEAKRRGAKVFHVDPRFTRTSAVADSYLPIRAGTDIALLGGVVRYILENELDFREYVLSYTNAATIVSEQFSDTEDGDGFFSGFDPATGTYVQDSWQYEGHEDSSGSGHTAQERDSASGLTHESHGAQVGGQTRRDETLQHPRCVYQILKRHFARYTPEMVERVCGIPQEQFLELARAWTENSGRERTGMLIYSVGWTQHSVGVQYIRTGAIIQLLLGNMGRPGGGVMALRGHASIQGSTDIPTLFNLLPGYLPMPHHADHPTFDEWVDSIRHPGQKGFWGNARSFAASLLKAYWGDAATPENDFCYGYLPRLTGDHGTYQQVLNMIDGQVKGYFLLGQNPAVGSAHGRAQRLGMANLDWLVVRDLFMIESATFWQNGPEVATGEIVPQECRTEVFFLPAASHVEKEGTFTQTQRLLQWREKAVEPPGDARSELWFFYHLGRRLREKLADSPLPRDRALLDLTWDYPTHGPHAEPSAEAVLREINGYDVATGRPLSSFAEARADGSTAVGCWIYTGVYADGVNQAARRKSRHEQDWVAAEWGWAWPANRRILYNRASADPDGNPWSERKRYVWWDAEKGEWTGHDVPDFEKTKPPSYRPPPGASGPEGIAGDDPFVMQGDGKGWLYAPSGVLDGPLPTHYEPVESPVRNPLYRQQANPTRKMYAHPVNSVNPSPPQEHSQVFPYVFTVSRLTEHHTAGGMSRTVSPLAELQPEMFVEVSPALAAEAGLTHLGWAHLVSGRAVIEAKVLVTDRLRPLRVDDRIIHQVWLPYHFGFEGLVTGDSANDLFGISLDPNVLIQESKVGTCDVRPGRRPTGPALRDLVADYQRRAGITPGHNAPAVTTDSEGEQRGAS
- a CDS encoding nucleotidyl transferase AbiEii/AbiGii toxin family protein produces the protein MGEPAPRPARRVTEPHLHEFYREVARVALTAAGPYRFVLGGGVAWAAHGLVARPTEDVDLFADVEGAAAAASTGVRVALERAGFLVSDADPDGDLAELFDGYDQDMKDFVVSRDGRHIRLSLARLDRRQSPVVMDLGPVMDVRDLVANKIAALVNRREVRDFVDVAAALEHYDVAELLTLARQVDPALDPADVRAAGRYLDRLSEQRFGRYGLSATDVAQVRRRFAAWPR